One window from the genome of Acidobacteriota bacterium encodes:
- a CDS encoding S-adenosylmethionine decarboxylase translates to MAVPSPRRDAALTDADARDAAHPLAPRGAEWVIDARGCDPDALRDVPRLATLFDRLIADLRLTPVAPAVWHAFPSPGGVTGFVVLTESHLACHTFPEFGSICVNVFCCRARDDFDAAAILADLLGATDTLVRRVDRAYGPAPRADVMAGVADA, encoded by the coding sequence ATGGCCGTGCCATCTCCACGACGCGACGCCGCGCTGACCGACGCAGACGCACGCGATGCGGCGCATCCCCTCGCACCGCGCGGCGCGGAGTGGGTGATCGACGCGCGCGGCTGCGATCCCGACGCCCTGCGCGACGTGCCGCGGCTCGCCACGCTCTTCGACCGCCTGATCGCCGACCTGCGCCTCACGCCTGTCGCGCCTGCCGTGTGGCATGCGTTCCCGTCGCCCGGTGGCGTCACCGGCTTCGTCGTCCTGACCGAATCGCACCTGGCCTGCCACACGTTCCCCGAGTTCGGGTCGATCTGCGTGAACGTCTTCTGCTGTCGCGCGCGAGACGACTTCGACGCCGCGGCGATCCTCGCGGACCTGCTCGGAGCCACCGACACGCTGGTGCGCCGGGTCGATCGCGCCTACGGGCCTGCCCCGCGTGCGGATGTGATGGCCGGAGTCGCCGACGCATGA
- the fdhD gene encoding formate dehydrogenase accessory sulfurtransferase FdhD translates to MTDAWRSIDVQRVSDGRRSTIEDRAAAESPLEIRLNGQAFAMTMRTPGADRDLVAGFLLSEQVITSAADITTISHAGDESAIDVTLGDRVSDTLARRLAERRQVTTTSACGICGRQSADAVKTDAPPITASWGVSAGVVSRLPDLLRDRQAVFDHTGGLHAAGIFTTDGTLVEIAEDVGRHNAVDKVIGRLLLRGALPLSAHILCVSGRASFELVQKAVLGGIPMLVAVSAPSTMAIDIAREYGLTLAGFVRGPSFNLYAHAHRVV, encoded by the coding sequence ATGACCGACGCCTGGCGTTCGATCGACGTCCAGCGAGTGAGCGACGGACGCCGCAGCACGATCGAGGATCGTGCCGCGGCCGAGTCGCCGCTCGAGATCCGCCTGAACGGTCAGGCGTTCGCGATGACGATGCGCACGCCAGGCGCGGATCGCGATCTGGTCGCCGGGTTCCTCCTGTCGGAACAGGTCATCACGTCGGCGGCAGACATCACCACCATTTCGCACGCCGGCGATGAGTCGGCCATCGACGTCACCCTCGGCGACCGCGTCAGTGACACGCTCGCGCGGCGTCTCGCCGAGCGCCGTCAGGTGACCACGACGTCGGCCTGCGGCATCTGCGGCAGGCAGAGCGCCGACGCCGTGAAGACCGACGCACCACCGATCACGGCGTCGTGGGGCGTGTCCGCGGGCGTGGTCTCGCGACTGCCTGACCTGCTGCGCGATCGCCAGGCCGTCTTCGATCACACGGGTGGGTTGCACGCCGCAGGCATCTTCACGACGGACGGCACGCTCGTCGAGATCGCCGAGGACGTCGGACGCCACAACGCCGTCGACAAGGTGATCGGACGCCTGCTGCTGCGCGGCGCGCTGCCGCTCTCGGCGCACATCCTCTGCGTGAGCGGCCGCGCGTCGTTCGAGTTGGTGCAGAAGGCCGTCCTCGGAGGCATCCCGATGCTCGTCGCCGTCTCCGCCCCGTCGACGATGGCCATCGACATCGCACGGGAGTACGGCCTGACGCTCGCGGGATTCGTGCGCGGCCCGTCCTTCAACCTGTACGCCCATGCACATCGCGTCGTGTGA